Genomic DNA from Bacteroides zhangwenhongii:
TTGTTCTATAGAAGTTGTATTATCGGGAAGTATTATTGAGACCAATGCATTACAATAACTAAACATCCGAACTCCAATTACACTTTCGAACGCATGCTCACCGTCACCGTAAGTTCCACTACCACTAATTATATTCACTTCTGACAAATCTAATTTTTGCAACATACCCTGCGACGAACGTTCTCCTGCCATTTCACGTAAATATTGAATATCAGTACCGTTAAGATTTCCGGTTAATATCAAGTTGGTTATTTGATATTTTTTTGAAGGTGCTATCAATTTATTTAATGTTCCTGCTGTTTCCACATGCAGTTCTATTGCATCTTTATCTTTAACTCGCCCCTGATTAATAATTATATCTTCTGATATTGCCTTACTCACAGACTCAATTGTAATAATCCCTTTTCTTCTTTTTGAAAGCGTATTTTCTTCTATCTGAAAATACAATTTATTATTAGCCAATCCTTTTATCTGAAAATTATCAACAGGTTTTATCCAATCATATTCATCTAAGACTGTAACTTGATACTCAACATTCGCATTAAGTTCAATTTCAATGACTTTCCCGTTGACAGGTATATCATATTCTTTTTGAGATACTATAATTGCATCCTTTTGAGCTTGAATTATTTTCATTGTCTCTTTTATTGAACTATTCTTATCGTAGAAAATAATTTCAGCTTCCCTACTTTCATATGTTTCATTGGGACTAATCGTATAATACAAGGTAGAACTTGACACTCCACGCGTTTCCACCATTTCCTTCACCCAACTCACGTTAGGCATTTGGACATCAAAACTAAAATTACTATTCACTTCAACGGTTACAACTGTCCCTTTATCACTAACAGGATATTCATTTTTAGTAAGCATCAATACTCCTTCACCTGCTTGATAAATGTGTACTACTTCCGAAATATCTTTGCTTTGAAATATAATTTCACCTTCACGTTTATCATATTCATCGCTAGAGGTAATATTGAATGACAAAGTTATATTTTCCAACGAGCGAGATTTTGTAACCTGCGTAATCCATTTTTGAGATGTTGGTGGAATGATAACCTTATATTCAACATTAGCTTTCACTTCAACATCAATTGTATGATGAGATTTATCCAGTTCAAAAATATTTGATGATACCAATAGTGCATCTTGTTGTTTTTGAGTAACCCTTATTCTTTTTTCAATTTCTCCGACTTTCAACGTCAATACAGCATTACGTTCATCATAAAATGTGTTCTCTGTTACTTTTATCGTCAGTGATACAGTACCTGCTACTCCATTATTAGACGAAACAGTACACCATTCTATATTAGTTGGTATAGCAATATTCCATTTCTTGTTAGTATCGAAAGTTAAAGTTTTCTCCTCATTATTTGAGGTAAAACAGATTCCTTTTTCAAAATACCCTTCACTTTCTCCCAAAGGTTTTAATATAGTCTCAACATCATGGCTTTCTTCCTCTCTTGAATTGTTGACAGGATTATCATCTCCACAACCTATCAATACAAGAAGCACATATACAATGCTACTAATAAATACAATATAATTATTTCTCATTATTTCATACGAAAATTATTTGTGCCGTTTTAGTTTATAACGGCTGTTTTTACTTTGTTTTTATGTATTCTCTGAGCCAATGACACAAAAATAGAGAGCACTCACTGTTGGGCAAGTGCGCGGCTGGCATGTTCGGCAATTTATATTTATACTGCTGAGTTGATGTTGAATTTTCATACACGTGCTCATAATGTCACAAACTTTGCCTCTCAGCAGTTGGGACCAGTTTCATTTTCGGACTCGGGATGTTCCAGTAAAATTCGGCCTTGGATTAACTCAGTCCCCAGTTTTATATTGTGTAGGCTAATCTTTTTTCTTCGTCAGGACTACATGGTAGCCAAGTTTCTTTAACTCACCTTTCAGGTATTCCTTGCGTTGCTTCTCTTTCTTCTCAGGCACATAACTGTCTCCAAGCTCCTTGTATCTTCCGTCTGTTGACAACACATAGTGTATGCACTTGAGAAGGGAGTGCCCAACGGCAATCAACGCCTTTTTGTTGCCCTTGCGTGGGGCAAGTCGGTTGAAGCGTTCCATGAAGAACGTCCCTTTTGTTCGTGAGGCAGCCCATGCGGCTTCAACGAGTGTAGCCCTTACATGCTTGTCTCCGTGGCTCGTCCTTCCGCTCTTCTTCTTGCCAGCACTTTCGTTGTTGCCTGGACACATTCCTGCCCAGGAACAAAGATGCGCCGCAGTAGGAAAGTTGCCCATGTCAAGACCAATCTCGGCTATCAGTTCCTCGCAGGTGCGGTTTTGCACTCCGGGTATCTCGCTCAGCCTTGCAATGACATCTTCGTAGGGAGAGAGGATTTCCTTGATATGCCTGTCCATCTCCGTGATTTCCTCCGTGAGCCGTCTGTTGCATGAACGTATCTTCTGAAGC
This window encodes:
- a CDS encoding BACON domain-containing protein; translation: MRNNYIVFISSIVYVLLVLIGCGDDNPVNNSREEESHDVETILKPLGESEGYFEKGICFTSNNEEKTLTFDTNKKWNIAIPTNIEWCTVSSNNGVAGTVSLTIKVTENTFYDERNAVLTLKVGEIEKRIRVTQKQQDALLVSSNIFELDKSHHTIDVEVKANVEYKVIIPPTSQKWITQVTKSRSLENITLSFNITSSDEYDKREGEIIFQSKDISEVVHIYQAGEGVLMLTKNEYPVSDKGTVVTVEVNSNFSFDVQMPNVSWVKEMVETRGVSSSTLYYTISPNETYESREAEIIFYDKNSSIKETMKIIQAQKDAIIVSQKEYDIPVNGKVIEIELNANVEYQVTVLDEYDWIKPVDNFQIKGLANNKLYFQIEENTLSKRRKGIITIESVSKAISEDIIINQGRVKDKDAIELHVETAGTLNKLIAPSKKYQITNLILTGNLNGTDIQYLREMAGERSSQGMLQKLDLSEVNIISGSGTYGDGEHAFESVIGVRMFSYCNALVSIILPDNTTSIEQGAFFNAKNLKTIDIPNKVSYIGEGAFYECVSLQSITIPDNVTTILRWTFRDCI